CATGTGTTGGATGAGATGGCCAGTGACATTCAACAATTGATGAATGTTCAtttcttgtgtattttttttttttttttttgttttttctgcTCTCTTGGCTTTTTAAGCCCTCTTTTGtatccaatatatatatatatatatacacatacatagatatatatttgagGTGAAtgtgaaaaagataaaagaataagcaaataacaattcttcttttattttttattttaatgaacgagaaaaaaaataaaataaatttttttaatagttagtgctgaaaatagatataaaaaaaaacataatattattttagaaaagagtatttcaattaatttactattcaaactaagtaaaaagaattaagtATCTAAAACATAATGGATTTTagacttttattaatttctcaatttttttttaaaaaatttcataattttcataaaatatcttttgaatttctctaaaattaaaaaaaaaatacattaatttattagatttataaagtggtataatttataattaaattaaaattacattgtatataactaatattttatattcaaattccTTTGAAAggttaaatgatattttatatatataaaaaaattctaaggGGTCAAAAAGtattgtataaatattataaggatcaaatataatatttgacGTTAATTTTGGTGACAGTCAACATGGAAAATATGACTAGCTTCCATGTTAACATCGgagtatttaaaattacaaaattaggtggttgaaaaatattttcaaaagttCATggtaatattaaatcatttagattaaattaaggtGCTCTAAAATTAAGGTAGCAATAGATGTATTCGCCCTAAATTCTTACAACGGAGATAATCACATCCAAGTCAACTTGCATCAGCTAGGGTTAAAATGCAGcctatataattttgatatgatTCATCAAATTATCAGCAACCCAAGTTCCAGTTCTCATCCATGAACTTGCCAATGATTTACATCAGTACCCTCTTGTTTATCTTCATGATATTGAGGATAATTTGGAAGAAATCCAAAACCAGGAACTCAACTACCCTAAATCTGCCACCAGGACCATTTCAGCTGCCTATAATAGGGAACATTCATCAGTTAGTTGGATATGTGCCCCATCTCCGCGTGACAGACTTGGCCAAGAAATATGGACCTGTTATGCGTCTTCAACTTGGTGAGTTTACAATCACTGTCCTTTCTTCTGCTGAAACTGCTAGAGAAGTATTAAAAACCCATGATCTCAACTTTTCTCAGAGACCTAACCTCATTGGAACGGATCTGATAAGTTACAACAACAAAGATATTGGATATTCTCCTGAAGGTCCATACTGGAGACAGTTAAGGAAGCTCTGCATGCTGCAACTGCTGAGTGCAAAACGCGTACAATCATTTAGATCAATCCGAGAAGAAGAAGTATCTAAACTCATTTCTTCCATTTCATCCAACGCAGGATCACCAATCCATTTAAGAAAGTTAATCAATGCTTTAACTTTCCGTATCATTTCCAGAGCAGCTATTGGCAAGATTTGgaaaacagaagaagaatatGTAACATCAATGGAGAAATTACTGATAGAACTGGCAAAAGGTCCTAGTCTTGCTGATGTGTTTCCTTCCATCAAATTCTTTAAGGTGATCAGTCGTGTTATGATGAAGGTTAAACTAGAGAAGCATTTTAAACAAGTAGATAAGATATTTCAAGACATCCTGGAAGAACATAGAGCTACAAGGGGATTGGGTAGTGTAGAGAGTGAAAAAGAAGATGATCTTATACATGTTCTTCTGGATCTCCAGAACAAAGGGGAACTTGAATTCCCTTTAATGGACGAAAACATCAAAGCAGTCATCATGGTTAGTATGCATTTCgttattttttttctgttttattttgtttctatcAACATGTTTTTATTAACATTacattgttaaaaataagtttacCATTCAATTATCCCACAAAATTAACTCgtatataaatagatttataagtatttttcttaaatctaattaagaTTCTCGAGTGCGctctatttttcttaactttGATATCATTGAATCAAAGTCATAATTGTACATCAATTTTTTTGTTCATATGCTTAACTCGAATCAATAAATTCCAGGACATGTTTATTGGTGGTACTTCGACCTCTGTTGAAGTTATAGAATGGACAATGTcagaattgataaaaaatccAAGAGTGATGGAAAAGGCACAAGCAGAGGTGAGGGAAATGTTTGGTGCAAAAGGAAATGTTGATGAAGAAGGAGTTCATAACCTAAACTACCTCAAGTTAGTAATTTATGAAACTATGAGATTACACCCTCCCGCTCCATTGGTACCTCCAAGAGAATGTAAAGAGAATTGTGTGATCAACGGTTACGATATTCCTGCCAAGTCCAACGTTATATTGAATTTATGGGCACTTGGAAGGGACCCTAGGTATTGGAATGAAGCTGATAAATTTAATCCAGAGAGGTTTCTTGATGATTCAGttgataataagaaaaataattttgagtATCTTCCGTTTGGAGGTGGAAGGAGGATCTGTCCTGGAAATTTGTTTGCTATGGCTATCGTTGAACTTCCACTTGCCCAACTGTTATACCATTTTAATTGGAGACTTCCTGCCGGACAGTCGCCTGAAAATCTTGACATGACTGATCAACAAAGTCTTGCAGGGTGTAGGAAAAACCGTCTTTGCTTAGTTCCCAATCCATATTTTCCGTAGCGGTTTAGAGGTGTTGGAATTTGCGTATCTTTTACTGATTTTGCTTGTTGGAATTGTTGATAGTTTCTTTATCcatgttttttttaatgtttcaGATTTGATTCAGATTTTCTGGAATAAATCTGATTATAATTTGTTGCTGAAGGTATCAATAGTttcataaataagaaattatgttAAGGTATTGTATTACGATA
The sequence above is drawn from the Ricinus communis isolate WT05 ecotype wild-type chromosome 7, ASM1957865v1, whole genome shotgun sequence genome and encodes:
- the LOC8274268 gene encoding cytochrome P450 71D445 isoform X1 is translated as MNLPMIYISTLLFIFMILRIIWKKSKTRNSTTLNLPPGPFQLPIIGNIHQLVGYVPHLRVTDLAKKYGPVMRLQLGEFTITVLSSAETAREVLKTHDLNFSQRPNLIGTDLISYNNKDIGYSPEGPYWRQLRKLCMLQLLSAKRVQSFRSIREEEVSKLISSISSNAGSPIHLRKLINALTFRIISRAAIGKIWKTEEEYVTSMEKLLIELAKGPSLADVFPSIKFFKVISRVMMKVKLEKHFKQVDKIFQDILEEHRATRGLGSVESEKEDDLIHVLLDLQNKGELEFPLMDENIKAVIMDMFIGGTSTSVEVIEWTMSELIKNPRVMEKAQAEVREMFGAKGNVDEEGVHNLNYLKLVIYETMRLHPPAPLVPPRECKENCVINGYDIPAKSNVILNLWALGRDPRYWNEADKFNPERFLDDSVDNKKNNFEYLPFGGGRRICPGNLFAMAIVELPLAQLLYHFNWRLPAGQSPENLDMTDQQSLAGCRKNRLCLVPNPYFP
- the LOC8274268 gene encoding cytochrome P450 71D445 isoform X2; amino-acid sequence: MDLLCVFNLRPNLIGTDLISYNNKDIGYSPEGPYWRQLRKLCMLQLLSAKRVQSFRSIREEEVSKLISSISSNAGSPIHLRKLINALTFRIISRAAIGKIWKTEEEYVTSMEKLLIELAKGPSLADVFPSIKFFKVISRVMMKVKLEKHFKQVDKIFQDILEEHRATRGLGSVESEKEDDLIHVLLDLQNKGELEFPLMDENIKAVIMDMFIGGTSTSVEVIEWTMSELIKNPRVMEKAQAEVREMFGAKGNVDEEGVHNLNYLKLVIYETMRLHPPAPLVPPRECKENCVINGYDIPAKSNVILNLWALGRDPRYWNEADKFNPERFLDDSVDNKKNNFEYLPFGGGRRICPGNLFAMAIVELPLAQLLYHFNWRLPAGQSPENLDMTDQQSLAGCRKNRLCLVPNPYFP